From one Populus alba chromosome 17, ASM523922v2, whole genome shotgun sequence genomic stretch:
- the LOC118039608 gene encoding protein PIN-LIKES 2, giving the protein MEVYLASVQKNMKSEGEIVEAAIVPLLKLIALTLFGLILARPKIQLVPKATFKLLSKLVFALFLPCLIFTQLGPSITLKNIVQWWFIPVNVIISTAIGCILGCLVAIICRPPREFVRFTIIMTAFGNTGNIPLAIVSSVCHSSDAPFGPDCYGNGIAYVSFSQWVSVILVYTLVYHMMEPPLEQYEIVDEEIQEMPVDLSNPLLVEAEWPGIEEKETENSKTPLIARLFNSISNISQTNIPDIETIEEGGEEGGERNPESIRCLAEPRVVRKIRVVAEQTPINQILQPPTIASFLAIVIGVIPALKHFVYGADAPLQVITDSLDMMAQAAVPSVMLVLGGMLGEGPNESKLGIRTTIGIIVARLLVLPVIGIGVIHLAGKWNLLIPGNHLYQFVLLLQYTTPSAILLGAIASLRGYAVKEASALLFWQHVCAVVSLSIYMIVYFKLLLSYI; this is encoded by the coding sequence ATGGAAGTTTATCTTGCTTCTGttcagaaaaatatgaaatctgAAGGAGAGATTGTGGAAGCTGCAATTGTACCTCTGTTGAAACTTATAGCCCTTACCCTGTTTGGTTTAATCCTTGCTCGCCCAAAAATCCAACTTGTCCCTAAAGCTACTTTCAAGCTCCTTAGCAAGCTTGTTTTTGCTTTGTTCTTGCCTTGCTTAATATTCACTCAGCTTGGTCCATCCATTACTCTCAAGAACATTGTTCAGTGGTGGTTCATTCCTGTAAATGTGATCATTAGCACTGCCATTGGTTGCATATTGGGATGTTTGGTGGCGATTATATGCAGGCCACCAAGGGAGTTTGTTCGGTTCACAATCATCATGACTGCATTTGGCAACACTGGCAATATTCCACTTGCAATAGTTTCATCGGTGTGTCACAGTTCTGATGCTCCTTTTGGTCCCGATTGTTACGGAAATGGTATTGCTTATGTATCCTTTTCTCAATGGGTTTCTGTTATTCTTGTTTACACTCTTGTTTACCACATGATGGAGCCCCCATTGGAGCAGTATGAGATTGTTGATGAAGAGATTCAGGAAATGCCTGTTGATCTCAGTAATCCACTCCTTGTAGAAGCTGAGTGGCCaggaatagaagaaaaagaaacagaaaatagCAAGACACCTCTCATTGCTAGGCTCTTCAACAGCATCTCTAACATTTCACAAACAAATATTCCTGATATTGAAACAATAGAAGAGGGAGGAGAGGAGGGAGGTGAACGTAATCCCGAGTCCATTAGGTGCTTGGCAGAGCCTAGGGTGGTTAGAAAGATTAGAGTTGTTGCTGAACAAACACCAATTAATCAAATTCTCCAGCCTCCAACCATTGCTTCTTTCTTAGCTATTGTCATTGGTGTGATTCCTGCTCTCAAACATTTTGTTTACGGTGCTGATGCTCCTCTTCAGGTTATCACAGACAGTTTAGATATGATGGCTCAGGCCGCAGTCCCCTCAGTCATGCTTGTTCTTGGGGGAATGCTTGGTGAGGGTCCAAATGAATCGAAACTTGGGATTCGGACCACGATTGGCATTATTGTTGCAAGGCTTTTGGTGCTTCCAGTTATTGGAATTGGGGTCATCCATTTGGCTGGTAAATGGAATCTTTTAATCCCCGGGAACCATTTGTACCAGTTTGTTCTCTTGCTGCAATACACAACACCTAGTGCCATTTTGTTGGGAGCTATTGCAAGCTTGAGAGGTTATGCAGTTAAAGAGGCTTCAGCACTTCTCTTCTGGCAGCATGTGTGCGCCGTCGTCTCTCTTTCAATATATATGATTGTCTACTTCAAGCTGCTGCTTTCATACATCTAA